The sequence GAGACCGCCTATCGTATTTTCGAGCCTGTCGAGCAGTTCCCTGTCCTGCAGCAGGGCTCCCATCGTATTATCGTTTGTTTCGAGTCTGGCCGCCAATTCGACCAGGGTCGATGTGACTTTCGAAATGTTCTCTATCAGGCCGGGAAGATATCTGCTGACGTCATCGAAACGGAGCATCATCGAATCGACGTGGCCCGCGTTCCTGGCAAGTATCGAATCGATCCGCGAAGCCGACCTGGAAAACGAAGCGATCCCACTGTCCATCGATTCCATATTCCTGCCCAGAGCATTCTTTACCTGCTCACTTACTTCCACGAGGTTCTCGATGGCCGTACCGAGTCTCTCCCCGTCGGTCAGCTGCAGGGTGATTTTTTCGATATCATCGACCAGCCTGGTGATCTCATCGAGGACCTTGCCGACTCCCGCCAGAGCTTCCGAGATCCCCGGGTCGTAGATACCCTCGAGAAGCGCGCCTTCCTTAAGCATCACACCGGAATCACCCATGATGATCGACACTATCCTCTCACCCATTATCCCCCTCGTCTGCAGGACTACTTTCGAATCTTCCGGGATCCTGGCCGAGATATCGAGCTCCATTGTGATTATGACATCTTTCTCCCTCAACGAGACACTCTTCACCTCTCCCTTTTCGACTCCGTTCACGCGGACTGCGTCACCGGGATCGATTCCTCCCACCATGGGAAACACTGCGTGAAACTCGTACTTCTCCCCCCCGATCTTGAAACCTTCGAACCACATCAGCCCGATGGTGAATATCATCACCGCGATGAAGATCGTGAATCCGACTCTCAACTCAAGCGCTTTATATTCCATTGGCGGCTCCCCGTTTCGGCCCGGTCACAGGGCCGACATCGGCCCATTGGCCCTTCCTTCTACAAACTGTCTTACGAACTCGTTGTCGGTAGACCGGATATTATCCGGGGTACCTTCATGTATTATGTTTCCTTCATATAACATCGCGATATGGTCGGCTACCTTGTAGGCGCTCCCGATATCATGTGTCACGACTACCGAAGTGATATCAAGCTCTCTCTGCAGGTCCCTGATAAGGCTGTTTATGACATCGGCCATTATCGGGTCGAGCCCGGTAGTCGGTTCGTCGTAAAGGACGACCTGTGGATCCATCACTACAGCTCTCGCCAGGCCGACCCTCTTCTTCATCCCCCCGCTCAATTCTGAAGGGAACATATCCTGCATCCCCTCCAGGCCCACGAGGCTCAACTTCCTCGATACTATCTCCCTGATCTCTTCTTCGCCCATGCCGGTATGCTTGCGAAGCGGCAACCCGACATTCTCACCCACATTCATCGAGTCGAAGAGTGCCGCACTCTGAAAGAGCATACCAAAGTGCATTCGCATCTGAAACAGTTTATTCCTGTTAAATCGTGTGATATCTTCATCTTCGAAGAATATCTGCCCGCTGTCCGGCCTCAACAGCCCGGTGATATGCTTGAGAAGGACACTCTTGCCACAACCGCTCCTTCCCATCACGACGAGTGTCTCCCCGTACCCTATATCGAGGTTCAGTCCGTTCAGTACAGACTGTCCGCCGAACTGTTTTGAAAGATCCCGGATCTTTATTATGGCTCTACGTTTCATCTTTTCCCGTCACCTGCCTCCGAGATCGTCACGGCGCAAAAATCACCCTGAAGATAAGGGAAGCCAGCAGATAATTCGCGACAAGGATCAGGAGACACGAAGATACGACGGCCTTCATCGCGGACATGCCGACACCTTCTGCTCCGCCCTTTGTGTTGAACCCGAAGTAACACCCCATAAGGGCGATGATATATCCAAAAAAGAAGGCCTTGATAAGCCCCCCCACAATATCCTGATATCTGAACAGAAGTCTAAGGCCGCTCTCGAACATATTGAAGCTCACCCCGATCGACACCTTCGCCACGATCATCCCGCCCAGTATGGCGAGAAAATCGCTGAAAACGGCAAGCACAGGAAGCATAAGTGTCGCCGCGAATATCCTGGGCAGCACGAGATATTCCACCGGATCTATCGCGATCATCTCCATGGCATCGATCTGCTCAGTCACCTTCATCGTACCAAGCTCTGCTGCTATTGCGGCGCTGACCCTTCCCCCGACGACCA comes from Candidatus Latescibacterota bacterium and encodes:
- a CDS encoding MCE family protein translates to MEYKALELRVGFTIFIAVMIFTIGLMWFEGFKIGGEKYEFHAVFPMVGGIDPGDAVRVNGVEKGEVKSVSLREKDVIITMELDISARIPEDSKVVLQTRGIMGERIVSIIMGDSGVMLKEGALLEGIYDPGISEALAGVGKVLDEITRLVDDIEKITLQLTDGERLGTAIENLVEVSEQVKNALGRNMESMDSGIASFSRSASRIDSILARNAGHVDSMMLRFDDVSRYLPGLIENISKVTSTLVELAARLETNDNTMGALLQDRELLDRLENTIGGLDSLVTDIRENPKKYLKLEIF
- a CDS encoding ABC transporter ATP-binding protein — translated: MKRRAIIKIRDLSKQFGGQSVLNGLNLDIGYGETLVVMGRSGCGKSVLLKHITGLLRPDSGQIFFEDEDITRFNRNKLFQMRMHFGMLFQSAALFDSMNVGENVGLPLRKHTGMGEEEIREIVSRKLSLVGLEGMQDMFPSELSGGMKKRVGLARAVVMDPQVVLYDEPTTGLDPIMADVINSLIRDLQRELDITSVVVTHDIGSAYKVADHIAMLYEGNIIHEGTPDNIRSTDNEFVRQFVEGRANGPMSAL
- a CDS encoding ABC transporter permease is translated as MRFFTMLGRAFLGFVEEVGGVFILLCRINHISPRIFRNFRSMLIQMERIGTGSLPLVLVTSLFVGAVTAVQAAYQFQGLIPLRYLGAVVGKSVTLELGPVLTALVVGGRVSAAIAAELGTMKVTEQIDAMEMIAIDPVEYLVLPRIFAATLMLPVLAVFSDFLAILGGMIVAKVSIGVSFNMFESGLRLLFRYQDIVGGLIKAFFFGYIIALMGCYFGFNTKGGAEGVGMSAMKAVVSSCLLILVANYLLASLIFRVIFAP